In a genomic window of Quercus lobata isolate SW786 chromosome 4, ValleyOak3.0 Primary Assembly, whole genome shotgun sequence:
- the LOC115983828 gene encoding LRR receptor-like serine/threonine-protein kinase EFR codes for MGLFQWSSSPPSSSFFMHAFILLWWCGLLVTSVVGGNNETDRLALLEFKAKITDDSLQVMSSWNDSNHFCQWRGVTCGRRHQRVIKLELQSSKLVGPISPHVGNLSFLKNLTLSNNRFHDEIPSEIDRLRRLQDLRLFNNTLSGKIPRNLSHCTNLKFISFGRNLLDGEIPATLGTLSKLQLINFESNNLTGSIPPSFGNLSSLEKFGAMYNNLGGSIPASFGQLMKLTVFGAGKNRLFGRIPPSIFNLSSLQGFDVGFNQIQGHLPSDIGITLPNINFFNIYKNQFIGPIPISISNASNLELLDLGENKLKGRVPSLEKLYILSFFGIYQNELGNGGENDLSFLCSLTNSTYLTDLEIGVNNFGGELPKCIANFSTTLIYFLLNNNKISGNIPTGIGNLTNLEELDMGNNKLSGHIPFEIGKLHKLQHLDLSTNNIFGNIPSSLGNLTILITLYLQDNNLQGSIPSSLGKCENMIQLSLAKNNLNGTISYQVIGLSFSLIFLDLSANKFTGVLPIDFTDLKNLGNLDISENSLFGKIPTSLGNCVKLEYLSMRSNFFQGVIPSSLESLRGLQLLDLSKNNFSGNIPKFLEGFIFLKLLNLSYNNFEGEVPTNGVFKNISATVIKGNSKLCGGMPKFDLPICKYNKKRKLTLSLKLIISIVSGLLGVTLVLLFLLLCTLKRKRRENILNNSGNLILNVSYQSLLKATDAFSTTNLIGVGSFGSVYKGILDHDRRKVAIKVLNLLRHGASKSFIAECEALRNIRHRNLVKVLTACSGVDYQGHDFKALV; via the coding sequence ATGGGGCTTTTCCAGTGGAGTTCATCTCCACCgtcctcttcttttttcatgCATGCTTTTATCCTTCTCTGGTGGTGTGGCTTGTTAGTCACCTCTGTTGTTGGTGGGAATAATGAGACGGACCGGTTGGCGTTGCTTGAGTTCAAAGCCAAGATCACTGATGATTCTCTCCAGGTTATGAGCTCTTGGAATGATAGCAACCACTTTTGTCAATGGCGAGGGGTTACCTGTGGTCGTCGACATCAAAGGGTCATTAAGTTGGAACTGCAATCTTCGAAACTGGTAGGCCCCATATCACCACATGTTggtaatttaagttttttgaagAATCTAACACTCTCAAACAACCGCTTTCATGATGAAATTCCTTCAGAAATTGACCGTTTACGCAGATTGCAAGACCTACGTTTGTTCAATAACACACTTAGCGGCAAAATTCCAAGAAATTTATCCCATTGCACCAACCTCAAATTCATTAGTTTCGGTCGCAACCTTTTGGATGgggaaatccctgcaactcttGGCACTTTGTCAAAACTCCAACTCATTAATTTTGAAAGTAATAATTTGACAGGAAGTATCCCACCTTCTTTCGGCAACTTATCCTCTCTAGAAAAGTTTGGAGCAATGTATAATAACTTGGGTGGGAGTATTCCTGCTTCTTTTGGCCAATTGATGAAACTTACAGTTTTTGGTGCCGGTAAAAATAGGTTGTTTGGAAGAATTCCTCCTTCAATCTTCAATTTGTCTTCGTTGCAAGGGTTTGACGTAGGATTCAACCAAATCCAAGGGCATCTTCCATCGGACATAGGTATCACTCTAcctaatatcaatttttttaacatttacaaaAACCAATTTATTGGACCTATCCCTATTTCAATATCTAATGCCTCAAATCTAGAGCTACTTGACCTTGgtgaaaataaactaaaaggAAGAGTTCCTTCTTTAGAGaagttatatattttatcattttttggcatttatcaAAACGAGCTTGGAAATGGAGGGGAAAATGACTTGAGTTTTCTCTGTTCTTTGACAAATTCTACATATCTAACCGATTTAGAGATAGGTGTCAATAACTTTGGGGGAGAGTTGCCCAAGTGCATTGCCAATTTCTCAACTACTCTCAtctattttcttctaaataataataaaatatctggAAACATTCCTACTGGAATAGGAAATTTGACCAATTTGGAGGAACTAGATATGGGGAATAATAAATTATCAGGTCATATTCCTTTTGAAATTGGAAAGCTTCATAAGTTACAACATTTGGATTTATCTACAAACAATATCTTTGGGAACATTCCATCTTCTCTTGGAAATTTAACTATTTTGATAACTTTGTATTTACAAGATAATAATCTTCAAGGAAGCATCCCCTCAAGTCTGGGCAAGTGTGAAAATATGATTCAATTGAGTCTTGCTAAAAACAATCTCAATGGTACCATATCATATCAAGTAATTggtctctctttctcacttatTTTTCTAGACTTGTCAGCCAACAAATTTACTGGTGTCCTTCCTATAGATTTCAcagatttaaaaaatttaggaaacTTGGATATTTCTGAAAACTCGTTGTTTGGAAAAATTCCAACAAGTCTTGGTAATTGTGTAAAACTAGAATATCTATCCATGAGAAGCAACTTCTTTCAAGGGGTCATTCCTTCATCTTTGGAATCATTAAGGGGCcttcaacttttagatctttctaaaaacaatttttctggcaatattccaaaatttttggaggGCTTTATCTTCTTGAAGTTATTGAATTTGTCTTATAACAATTTCGAAGGGGAGGTACCAACAAATGGAGTTTTCAAGAACATAAGTGCAACTGTCATTAAGGGAAACAGTAAGTTATGTGGAGGCATGCCAAAGTTTGATCTTCCTATATGTAAATACAATAAGAAGAGGAAGTTGACTCTTTCCTTGAAGCTAATAATCTCTATAGTTTCTGGCCTTCTTGGAGTAACTTTGGTATTGTTATTTTTACTTCTCTGCactttaaaaaggaaaaggagagaaaatattttaaataattcagGAAATTTAATATTGAATGTATCTTACCAAAGTCTCCTAAAAGCTACAGATGCATTCTCTACCACTAATTTAATTGGTGTGGGTAGCTTTGGATCTGTATATAAAGGAATTCTTGATCATGATAGACGTAAAGTTGCGATCAAGGTGCTCAACCTTTTGCGGCATGGAGCTTCAAAAAGTTTTATTGCTGAATGTGAGGCTTTGCGAAATATCAGACATCGGAATCTGGTAAAGGTACTCACAGCATGTTCAGGTGTTGACTATCAAGGTCATGATTTCAAAGCATTGGTATAA